Proteins encoded within one genomic window of Episyrphus balteatus chromosome 1, idEpiBalt1.1, whole genome shotgun sequence:
- the LOC129907765 gene encoding myocyte-specific enhancer factor 2 isoform X8 yields the protein MGRKKIQISRITDERNRQVTFNKRKFGVMKKAYELSVLCDCEIALIIFSSSNKLYQYASTDMDKVLLKYTEYNEPHESLTNKNIIEKENKNGVMSPDSPEQETDYTLTPRTEAKYNKIEEDFQMVMQRTQMTGGARNMTNPNYTLPVSMPVGDSYGGAMLQASPQMSHTNISPRPSSSETDSGGMSLIIYPSASMLEMSNGYPHSHSPLGGSPSPGPSPGIGGQNNNKSSHHISHKQQSPGGQNGRASNLRVVIPTPTIAPNMSNQDDIGYSDVSSQSQSQSQQQFQSDTLKNTFLIHHQQRHNQTSLNTPVVTLQTPIPALTSYSFPQDFSMSSSDVMSLSSWTTHQGLVQHTSLPHLAVSNSTPPPATSPISIKVKSEPVSPPRDLSSGQGGHSSSQHQQHQQQQQQQHQQHSSSHLGQSPSGAISITTMNTAAVIAGGGGGGGGGGGSNSNSSGGHNSSATNLSVLSHPQQHLVMSTSRPSSTGHLTPTPGSVTPTNAPSPDLRMSSQLSDYDSPNQPHKRPRISEGWST from the exons gtgACATTTAACAAGCGTAAATTTGGTGTGATGAAGAAGGCCTACGAATTATCGGTGCTGTGTGATTGTGAAATTGCATTGATTATATTCTCATCTAgcaataaattatatcaatatgCTAGCACAGATATGGATAAAGTTTTGCTGAAATACACCGAATACAATGAACCACATGAATCgctgacaaacaaaaatataatagag AAGGAAAATAAGAATGGAGTCATGTCACCCGATTCACCGGAACAGGAAACCGATTACACCTTGACACCACGGACCGAAGCCAAATACAATAAAATCGAAGAGGACTTTCAAATGGTAATGCAACGCACCCAGATGACTGGAGGAGCTAGAAATATGACAAATCCGAATTACACATTGCCAGTTTCGATGCCAGTTGGTGATAGTTATGGCGGTGCAATGCTGCAGGCCAGCCCCCAAATGTCGCACACAAATATCAGCCCTAGACCATCGAGTTCGGAAACGGATTCAGGTGGGATGTCATTAATAA tatatCCATCTGCATCAATGCTGGAGATGTCCAATGGTTATCCTCATTCGCATTCACCACTTGGTGGATCCCCAAGTCCGGGGCCAAGTCCTGGCATAGGTgggcaaaataataataaat caTCTCATCACATATCACATAAACAACAATCACCGGGTGGACAAAATGGCCGAGCTTCCAATTTACGTGTAGTCATACCAACGCCAACTATCGCTCCAAATATGTCTAATCAAGATGATATTGGCTATTCAGACGTGAGTTCACAATCTCAATCACAATCACAACAACAGTTCCAATCAGacacattaaaaaatacatttctcaTACATCATCAGCAACGGCATAATCAGACATCACTCAATACGCCGGTGGTAACATTACAAACACCAATACCAGCCCTCACTAGTTATTCGTTTCCGCAAGATTTTTCAATGAGTTCCTCGGACGTGATGAGCCTGTCATCGTGGACCACCCATCAGGGTTTAGTACAACATACTAG TTTACCACATTTAGCTGTATCGAATAGTACCCCACCACCCGCGACATCACCGATATCAATTAAGGTGAAATCCGAACCAGTGTCACCGCCCAGAGATTTATCTTCGGGCCAGGGTGGTCATTCATCCAGTCAGCACCAGCAacatcagcagcagcagcaacaacaacatcagcagcaTTCTAGTTCACACCTGGGTCAGTCGCCCAGTGGTGCCATCTCTATTACAACTATGAATACAGCAGCTGTGATAGCTGGCGGAGGAGGGGGAGGTGGCGGCGGAGGGGGCTCGAATTCTAATAGTAGCGGCGGCCATAACTCGTCGGCGACAAATTTAAGTGTTCTAAGTCATCCACAGCAGCATCTGGTCATGTCAACGTCCAGACCTTCGTCCACGGGTCATCTCACACCTACACCAG GTTCTGTGACCCCGACAAATGCTCCGTCGCCAGATCTGCGCATGAGCAGCCAACTATCTGACTATGATTCCCCCAATCAGCCCCACAAACGACCACGCATCTCTGAAGGATGGTCAACATAG
- the LOC129907765 gene encoding myocyte-specific enhancer factor 2 isoform X14 translates to MGRKKIQISRITDERNRQVTFNKRKFGVMKKAYELSVLCDCEIALIIFSSSNKLYQYASTDMDKVLLKYTEYNEPHESLTNKNIIEKENKNGVMSPDSPEQETDYTLTPRTEAKYNKIEEDFQMVMQRTQMTGGARNMTNPNYTLPVSMPVGDSYGGAMLQASPQMSHTNISPRPSSSETDSASHHISHKQQSPGGQNGRASNLRVVIPTPTIAPNMSNQDDIGYSDQRHNQTSLNTPVVTLQTPIPALTSYSFPQDFSMSSSDVMSLSSWTTHQGLVQHTSLPHLAVSNSTPPPATSPISIKVKSEPVSPPRDLSSGQGGHSSSQHQQHQQQQQQQHQQHSSSHLGQSPSGAISITTMNTAAVIAGGGGGGGGGGGSNSNSSGGHNSSATNLSVLSHPQQHLVMSTSRPSSTGHLTPTPVLDKYDGYCRSQLGPSSRFWNFADFLIFTTGSVTPTNAPSPDLRMSSQLSDYDSPNQPHKRPRISEGWST, encoded by the exons gtgACATTTAACAAGCGTAAATTTGGTGTGATGAAGAAGGCCTACGAATTATCGGTGCTGTGTGATTGTGAAATTGCATTGATTATATTCTCATCTAgcaataaattatatcaatatgCTAGCACAGATATGGATAAAGTTTTGCTGAAATACACCGAATACAATGAACCACATGAATCgctgacaaacaaaaatataatagag AAGGAAAATAAGAATGGAGTCATGTCACCCGATTCACCGGAACAGGAAACCGATTACACCTTGACACCACGGACCGAAGCCAAATACAATAAAATCGAAGAGGACTTTCAAATGGTAATGCAACGCACCCAGATGACTGGAGGAGCTAGAAATATGACAAATCCGAATTACACATTGCCAGTTTCGATGCCAGTTGGTGATAGTTATGGCGGTGCAATGCTGCAGGCCAGCCCCCAAATGTCGCACACAAATATCAGCCCTAGACCATCGAGTTCGGAAACGGATTCAG caTCTCATCACATATCACATAAACAACAATCACCGGGTGGACAAAATGGCCGAGCTTCCAATTTACGTGTAGTCATACCAACGCCAACTATCGCTCCAAATATGTCTAATCAAGATGATATTGGCTATTCAGAC CAACGGCATAATCAGACATCACTCAATACGCCGGTGGTAACATTACAAACACCAATACCAGCCCTCACTAGTTATTCGTTTCCGCAAGATTTTTCAATGAGTTCCTCGGACGTGATGAGCCTGTCATCGTGGACCACCCATCAGGGTTTAGTACAACATACTAG TTTACCACATTTAGCTGTATCGAATAGTACCCCACCACCCGCGACATCACCGATATCAATTAAGGTGAAATCCGAACCAGTGTCACCGCCCAGAGATTTATCTTCGGGCCAGGGTGGTCATTCATCCAGTCAGCACCAGCAacatcagcagcagcagcaacaacaacatcagcagcaTTCTAGTTCACACCTGGGTCAGTCGCCCAGTGGTGCCATCTCTATTACAACTATGAATACAGCAGCTGTGATAGCTGGCGGAGGAGGGGGAGGTGGCGGCGGAGGGGGCTCGAATTCTAATAGTAGCGGCGGCCATAACTCGTCGGCGACAAATTTAAGTGTTCTAAGTCATCCACAGCAGCATCTGGTCATGTCAACGTCCAGACCTTCGTCCACGGGTCATCTCACACCTACACCAG TTCTAGACAAATATGATGGCTATTGTCGCTCCCAACTGGGTCCTAGTTCTAGATTTTGGAATTTTGCCG ATTTTCTAATCTTCACCACAGGTTCTGTGACCCCGACAAATGCTCCGTCGCCAGATCTGCGCATGAGCAGCCAACTATCTGACTATGATTCCCCCAATCAGCCCCACAAACGACCACGCATCTCTGAAGGATGGTCAACATAG
- the LOC129907765 gene encoding myocyte-specific enhancer factor 2 isoform X13: MGRKKIQISRITDERNRQVTFNKRKFGVMKKAYELSVLCDCEIALIIFSSSNKLYQYASTDMDKVLLKYTEYNEPHESLTNKNIIEKENKNGVMSPDSPEQETDYTLTPRTEAKYNKIEEDFQMVMQRTQMTGGARNMTNPNYTLPVSMPVGDSYGGAMLQASPQMSHTNISPRPSSSETDSGGMSLITSHHISHKQQSPGGQNGRASNLRVVIPTPTIAPNMSNQDDIGYSDQRHNQTSLNTPVVTLQTPIPALTSYSFPQDFSMSSSDVMSLSSWTTHQGLVQHTSLPHLAVSNSTPPPATSPISIKVKSEPVSPPRDLSSGQGGHSSSQHQQHQQQQQQQHQQHSSSHLGQSPSGAISITTMNTAAVIAGGGGGGGGGGGSNSNSSGGHNSSATNLSVLSHPQQHLVMSTSRPSSTGHLTPTPVLDKYDGYCRSQLGPSSRFWNFADFLIFTTGSVTPTNAPSPDLRMSSQLSDYDSPNQPHKRPRISEGWST; the protein is encoded by the exons gtgACATTTAACAAGCGTAAATTTGGTGTGATGAAGAAGGCCTACGAATTATCGGTGCTGTGTGATTGTGAAATTGCATTGATTATATTCTCATCTAgcaataaattatatcaatatgCTAGCACAGATATGGATAAAGTTTTGCTGAAATACACCGAATACAATGAACCACATGAATCgctgacaaacaaaaatataatagag AAGGAAAATAAGAATGGAGTCATGTCACCCGATTCACCGGAACAGGAAACCGATTACACCTTGACACCACGGACCGAAGCCAAATACAATAAAATCGAAGAGGACTTTCAAATGGTAATGCAACGCACCCAGATGACTGGAGGAGCTAGAAATATGACAAATCCGAATTACACATTGCCAGTTTCGATGCCAGTTGGTGATAGTTATGGCGGTGCAATGCTGCAGGCCAGCCCCCAAATGTCGCACACAAATATCAGCCCTAGACCATCGAGTTCGGAAACGGATTCAGGTGGGATGTCATTAATAA caTCTCATCACATATCACATAAACAACAATCACCGGGTGGACAAAATGGCCGAGCTTCCAATTTACGTGTAGTCATACCAACGCCAACTATCGCTCCAAATATGTCTAATCAAGATGATATTGGCTATTCAGAC CAACGGCATAATCAGACATCACTCAATACGCCGGTGGTAACATTACAAACACCAATACCAGCCCTCACTAGTTATTCGTTTCCGCAAGATTTTTCAATGAGTTCCTCGGACGTGATGAGCCTGTCATCGTGGACCACCCATCAGGGTTTAGTACAACATACTAG TTTACCACATTTAGCTGTATCGAATAGTACCCCACCACCCGCGACATCACCGATATCAATTAAGGTGAAATCCGAACCAGTGTCACCGCCCAGAGATTTATCTTCGGGCCAGGGTGGTCATTCATCCAGTCAGCACCAGCAacatcagcagcagcagcaacaacaacatcagcagcaTTCTAGTTCACACCTGGGTCAGTCGCCCAGTGGTGCCATCTCTATTACAACTATGAATACAGCAGCTGTGATAGCTGGCGGAGGAGGGGGAGGTGGCGGCGGAGGGGGCTCGAATTCTAATAGTAGCGGCGGCCATAACTCGTCGGCGACAAATTTAAGTGTTCTAAGTCATCCACAGCAGCATCTGGTCATGTCAACGTCCAGACCTTCGTCCACGGGTCATCTCACACCTACACCAG TTCTAGACAAATATGATGGCTATTGTCGCTCCCAACTGGGTCCTAGTTCTAGATTTTGGAATTTTGCCG ATTTTCTAATCTTCACCACAGGTTCTGTGACCCCGACAAATGCTCCGTCGCCAGATCTGCGCATGAGCAGCCAACTATCTGACTATGATTCCCCCAATCAGCCCCACAAACGACCACGCATCTCTGAAGGATGGTCAACATAG
- the LOC129907765 gene encoding myocyte-specific enhancer factor 2 isoform X7 yields MGRKKIQISRITDERNRQVTFNKRKFGVMKKAYELSVLCDCEIALIIFSSSNKLYQYASTDMDKVLLKYTEYNEPHESLTNKNIIEKENKNGVMSPDSPEQETDYTLTPRTEAKYNKIEEDFQMVMQRTQMTGGARNMTNPNYTLPVSMPVGDSYGGAMLQASPQMSHTNISPRPSSSETDSGGMSLIIYPSASMLEMSNGYPHSHSPLGGSPSPGPSPGIGGQNNNKSSHHISHKQQSPGGQNGRASNLRVVIPTPTIAPNMSNQDDIGYSDQRHNQTSLNTPVVTLQTPIPALTSYSFPQDFSMSSSDVMSLSSWTTHQGLVQHTSLPHLAVSNSTPPPATSPISIKVKSEPVSPPRDLSSGQGGHSSSQHQQHQQQQQQQHQQHSSSHLGQSPSGAISITTMNTAAVIAGGGGGGGGGGGSNSNSSGGHNSSATNLSVLSHPQQHLVMSTSRPSSTGHLTPTPVLDKYDGYCRSQLGPSSRFWNFADFLIFTTGSVTPTNAPSPDLRMSSQLSDYDSPNQPHKRPRISEGWST; encoded by the exons gtgACATTTAACAAGCGTAAATTTGGTGTGATGAAGAAGGCCTACGAATTATCGGTGCTGTGTGATTGTGAAATTGCATTGATTATATTCTCATCTAgcaataaattatatcaatatgCTAGCACAGATATGGATAAAGTTTTGCTGAAATACACCGAATACAATGAACCACATGAATCgctgacaaacaaaaatataatagag AAGGAAAATAAGAATGGAGTCATGTCACCCGATTCACCGGAACAGGAAACCGATTACACCTTGACACCACGGACCGAAGCCAAATACAATAAAATCGAAGAGGACTTTCAAATGGTAATGCAACGCACCCAGATGACTGGAGGAGCTAGAAATATGACAAATCCGAATTACACATTGCCAGTTTCGATGCCAGTTGGTGATAGTTATGGCGGTGCAATGCTGCAGGCCAGCCCCCAAATGTCGCACACAAATATCAGCCCTAGACCATCGAGTTCGGAAACGGATTCAGGTGGGATGTCATTAATAA tatatCCATCTGCATCAATGCTGGAGATGTCCAATGGTTATCCTCATTCGCATTCACCACTTGGTGGATCCCCAAGTCCGGGGCCAAGTCCTGGCATAGGTgggcaaaataataataaat caTCTCATCACATATCACATAAACAACAATCACCGGGTGGACAAAATGGCCGAGCTTCCAATTTACGTGTAGTCATACCAACGCCAACTATCGCTCCAAATATGTCTAATCAAGATGATATTGGCTATTCAGAC CAACGGCATAATCAGACATCACTCAATACGCCGGTGGTAACATTACAAACACCAATACCAGCCCTCACTAGTTATTCGTTTCCGCAAGATTTTTCAATGAGTTCCTCGGACGTGATGAGCCTGTCATCGTGGACCACCCATCAGGGTTTAGTACAACATACTAG TTTACCACATTTAGCTGTATCGAATAGTACCCCACCACCCGCGACATCACCGATATCAATTAAGGTGAAATCCGAACCAGTGTCACCGCCCAGAGATTTATCTTCGGGCCAGGGTGGTCATTCATCCAGTCAGCACCAGCAacatcagcagcagcagcaacaacaacatcagcagcaTTCTAGTTCACACCTGGGTCAGTCGCCCAGTGGTGCCATCTCTATTACAACTATGAATACAGCAGCTGTGATAGCTGGCGGAGGAGGGGGAGGTGGCGGCGGAGGGGGCTCGAATTCTAATAGTAGCGGCGGCCATAACTCGTCGGCGACAAATTTAAGTGTTCTAAGTCATCCACAGCAGCATCTGGTCATGTCAACGTCCAGACCTTCGTCCACGGGTCATCTCACACCTACACCAG TTCTAGACAAATATGATGGCTATTGTCGCTCCCAACTGGGTCCTAGTTCTAGATTTTGGAATTTTGCCG ATTTTCTAATCTTCACCACAGGTTCTGTGACCCCGACAAATGCTCCGTCGCCAGATCTGCGCATGAGCAGCCAACTATCTGACTATGATTCCCCCAATCAGCCCCACAAACGACCACGCATCTCTGAAGGATGGTCAACATAG
- the LOC129907765 gene encoding myocyte-specific enhancer factor 2 isoform X6 gives MGRKKIQISRITDERNRQVTFNKRKFGVMKKAYELSVLCDCEIALIIFSSSNKLYQYASTDMDKVLLKYTEYNEPHESLTNKNIIEKENKNGVMSPDSPEQETDYTLTPRTEAKYNKIEEDFQMVMQRTQMTGGARNMTNPNYTLPVSMPVGDSYGGAMLQASPQMSHTNISPRPSSSETDSGGMSLIIYPSASMLEMSNGYPHSHSPLGGSPSPGPSPGIGGQNNNKSSHHISHKQQSPGGQNGRASNLRVVIPTPTIAPNMSNQDDIGYSDVSSQSQSQSQQQFQSDTLKNTFLIHHQQRHNQTSLNTPVVTLQTPIPALTSYSFPQDFSMSSSDVMSLSSWTTHQGLVQHTSLPHLAVSNSTPPPATSPISIKVKSEPVSPPRDLSSGQGGHSSSQHQQHQQQQQQQHQQHSSSHLGQSPSGAISITTMNTAAVIAGGGGGGGGGGGSNSNSSGGHNSSATNLSVLSHPQQHLVMSTSRPSSTGHLTPTPDFLIFTTGSVTPTNAPSPDLRMSSQLSDYDSPNQPHKRPRISEGWST, from the exons gtgACATTTAACAAGCGTAAATTTGGTGTGATGAAGAAGGCCTACGAATTATCGGTGCTGTGTGATTGTGAAATTGCATTGATTATATTCTCATCTAgcaataaattatatcaatatgCTAGCACAGATATGGATAAAGTTTTGCTGAAATACACCGAATACAATGAACCACATGAATCgctgacaaacaaaaatataatagag AAGGAAAATAAGAATGGAGTCATGTCACCCGATTCACCGGAACAGGAAACCGATTACACCTTGACACCACGGACCGAAGCCAAATACAATAAAATCGAAGAGGACTTTCAAATGGTAATGCAACGCACCCAGATGACTGGAGGAGCTAGAAATATGACAAATCCGAATTACACATTGCCAGTTTCGATGCCAGTTGGTGATAGTTATGGCGGTGCAATGCTGCAGGCCAGCCCCCAAATGTCGCACACAAATATCAGCCCTAGACCATCGAGTTCGGAAACGGATTCAGGTGGGATGTCATTAATAA tatatCCATCTGCATCAATGCTGGAGATGTCCAATGGTTATCCTCATTCGCATTCACCACTTGGTGGATCCCCAAGTCCGGGGCCAAGTCCTGGCATAGGTgggcaaaataataataaat caTCTCATCACATATCACATAAACAACAATCACCGGGTGGACAAAATGGCCGAGCTTCCAATTTACGTGTAGTCATACCAACGCCAACTATCGCTCCAAATATGTCTAATCAAGATGATATTGGCTATTCAGACGTGAGTTCACAATCTCAATCACAATCACAACAACAGTTCCAATCAGacacattaaaaaatacatttctcaTACATCATCAGCAACGGCATAATCAGACATCACTCAATACGCCGGTGGTAACATTACAAACACCAATACCAGCCCTCACTAGTTATTCGTTTCCGCAAGATTTTTCAATGAGTTCCTCGGACGTGATGAGCCTGTCATCGTGGACCACCCATCAGGGTTTAGTACAACATACTAG TTTACCACATTTAGCTGTATCGAATAGTACCCCACCACCCGCGACATCACCGATATCAATTAAGGTGAAATCCGAACCAGTGTCACCGCCCAGAGATTTATCTTCGGGCCAGGGTGGTCATTCATCCAGTCAGCACCAGCAacatcagcagcagcagcaacaacaacatcagcagcaTTCTAGTTCACACCTGGGTCAGTCGCCCAGTGGTGCCATCTCTATTACAACTATGAATACAGCAGCTGTGATAGCTGGCGGAGGAGGGGGAGGTGGCGGCGGAGGGGGCTCGAATTCTAATAGTAGCGGCGGCCATAACTCGTCGGCGACAAATTTAAGTGTTCTAAGTCATCCACAGCAGCATCTGGTCATGTCAACGTCCAGACCTTCGTCCACGGGTCATCTCACACCTACACCAG ATTTTCTAATCTTCACCACAGGTTCTGTGACCCCGACAAATGCTCCGTCGCCAGATCTGCGCATGAGCAGCCAACTATCTGACTATGATTCCCCCAATCAGCCCCACAAACGACCACGCATCTCTGAAGGATGGTCAACATAG
- the LOC129907765 gene encoding myocyte-specific enhancer factor 2 isoform X2: protein MGRKKIQISRITDERNRQVTFNKRKFGVMKKAYELSVLCDCEIALIIFSSSNKLYQYASTDMDKVLLKYTEYNEPHESLTNKNIIEKENKNGVMSPDSPEQETDYTLTPRTEAKYNKIEEDFQMVMQRTQMTGGARNMTNPNYTLPVSMPVGDSYGGAMLQASPQMSHTNISPRPSSSETDSVYPSASMLEMSNGYPHSHSPLGGSPSPGPSPGIGGQNNNKSSHHISHKQQSPGGQNGRASNLRVVIPTPTIAPNMSNQDDIGYSDVSSQSQSQSQQQFQSDTLKNTFLIHHQQRHNQTSLNTPVVTLQTPIPALTSYSFPQDFSMSSSDVMSLSSWTTHQGLVQHTSLPHLAVSNSTPPPATSPISIKVKSEPVSPPRDLSSGQGGHSSSQHQQHQQQQQQQHQQHSSSHLGQSPSGAISITTMNTAAVIAGGGGGGGGGGGSNSNSSGGHNSSATNLSVLSHPQQHLVMSTSRPSSTGHLTPTPVLDKYDGYCRSQLGPSSRFWNFADFLIFTTGSVTPTNAPSPDLRMSSQLSDYDSPNQPHKRPRISEGWST from the exons gtgACATTTAACAAGCGTAAATTTGGTGTGATGAAGAAGGCCTACGAATTATCGGTGCTGTGTGATTGTGAAATTGCATTGATTATATTCTCATCTAgcaataaattatatcaatatgCTAGCACAGATATGGATAAAGTTTTGCTGAAATACACCGAATACAATGAACCACATGAATCgctgacaaacaaaaatataatagag AAGGAAAATAAGAATGGAGTCATGTCACCCGATTCACCGGAACAGGAAACCGATTACACCTTGACACCACGGACCGAAGCCAAATACAATAAAATCGAAGAGGACTTTCAAATGGTAATGCAACGCACCCAGATGACTGGAGGAGCTAGAAATATGACAAATCCGAATTACACATTGCCAGTTTCGATGCCAGTTGGTGATAGTTATGGCGGTGCAATGCTGCAGGCCAGCCCCCAAATGTCGCACACAAATATCAGCCCTAGACCATCGAGTTCGGAAACGGATTCAG tatatCCATCTGCATCAATGCTGGAGATGTCCAATGGTTATCCTCATTCGCATTCACCACTTGGTGGATCCCCAAGTCCGGGGCCAAGTCCTGGCATAGGTgggcaaaataataataaat caTCTCATCACATATCACATAAACAACAATCACCGGGTGGACAAAATGGCCGAGCTTCCAATTTACGTGTAGTCATACCAACGCCAACTATCGCTCCAAATATGTCTAATCAAGATGATATTGGCTATTCAGACGTGAGTTCACAATCTCAATCACAATCACAACAACAGTTCCAATCAGacacattaaaaaatacatttctcaTACATCATCAGCAACGGCATAATCAGACATCACTCAATACGCCGGTGGTAACATTACAAACACCAATACCAGCCCTCACTAGTTATTCGTTTCCGCAAGATTTTTCAATGAGTTCCTCGGACGTGATGAGCCTGTCATCGTGGACCACCCATCAGGGTTTAGTACAACATACTAG TTTACCACATTTAGCTGTATCGAATAGTACCCCACCACCCGCGACATCACCGATATCAATTAAGGTGAAATCCGAACCAGTGTCACCGCCCAGAGATTTATCTTCGGGCCAGGGTGGTCATTCATCCAGTCAGCACCAGCAacatcagcagcagcagcaacaacaacatcagcagcaTTCTAGTTCACACCTGGGTCAGTCGCCCAGTGGTGCCATCTCTATTACAACTATGAATACAGCAGCTGTGATAGCTGGCGGAGGAGGGGGAGGTGGCGGCGGAGGGGGCTCGAATTCTAATAGTAGCGGCGGCCATAACTCGTCGGCGACAAATTTAAGTGTTCTAAGTCATCCACAGCAGCATCTGGTCATGTCAACGTCCAGACCTTCGTCCACGGGTCATCTCACACCTACACCAG TTCTAGACAAATATGATGGCTATTGTCGCTCCCAACTGGGTCCTAGTTCTAGATTTTGGAATTTTGCCG ATTTTCTAATCTTCACCACAGGTTCTGTGACCCCGACAAATGCTCCGTCGCCAGATCTGCGCATGAGCAGCCAACTATCTGACTATGATTCCCCCAATCAGCCCCACAAACGACCACGCATCTCTGAAGGATGGTCAACATAG
- the LOC129907765 gene encoding myocyte-specific enhancer factor 2 isoform X9, with amino-acid sequence MGRKKIQISRITDERNRQVTFNKRKFGVMKKAYELSVLCDCEIALIIFSSSNKLYQYASTDMDKVLLKYTEYNEPHESLTNKNIIEKENKNGVMSPDSPEQETDYTLTPRTEAKYNKIEEDFQMVMQRTQMTGGARNMTNPNYTLPVSMPVGDSYGGAMLQASPQMSHTNISPRPSSSETDSGGMSLIIYPSASMLEMSNGYPHSHSPLGGSPSPGPSPGIASHHISHKQQSPGGQNGRASNLRVVIPTPTIAPNMSNQDDIGYSDQRHNQTSLNTPVVTLQTPIPALTSYSFPQDFSMSSSDVMSLSSWTTHQGLVQHTSLPHLAVSNSTPPPATSPISIKVKSEPVSPPRDLSSGQGGHSSSQHQQHQQQQQQQHQQHSSSHLGQSPSGAISITTMNTAAVIAGGGGGGGGGGGSNSNSSGGHNSSATNLSVLSHPQQHLVMSTSRPSSTGHLTPTPVLDKYDGYCRSQLGPSSRFWNFADFLIFTTGSVTPTNAPSPDLRMSSQLSDYDSPNQPHKRPRISEGWST; translated from the exons gtgACATTTAACAAGCGTAAATTTGGTGTGATGAAGAAGGCCTACGAATTATCGGTGCTGTGTGATTGTGAAATTGCATTGATTATATTCTCATCTAgcaataaattatatcaatatgCTAGCACAGATATGGATAAAGTTTTGCTGAAATACACCGAATACAATGAACCACATGAATCgctgacaaacaaaaatataatagag AAGGAAAATAAGAATGGAGTCATGTCACCCGATTCACCGGAACAGGAAACCGATTACACCTTGACACCACGGACCGAAGCCAAATACAATAAAATCGAAGAGGACTTTCAAATGGTAATGCAACGCACCCAGATGACTGGAGGAGCTAGAAATATGACAAATCCGAATTACACATTGCCAGTTTCGATGCCAGTTGGTGATAGTTATGGCGGTGCAATGCTGCAGGCCAGCCCCCAAATGTCGCACACAAATATCAGCCCTAGACCATCGAGTTCGGAAACGGATTCAGGTGGGATGTCATTAATAA tatatCCATCTGCATCAATGCTGGAGATGTCCAATGGTTATCCTCATTCGCATTCACCACTTGGTGGATCCCCAAGTCCGGGGCCAAGTCCTGGCATAG caTCTCATCACATATCACATAAACAACAATCACCGGGTGGACAAAATGGCCGAGCTTCCAATTTACGTGTAGTCATACCAACGCCAACTATCGCTCCAAATATGTCTAATCAAGATGATATTGGCTATTCAGAC CAACGGCATAATCAGACATCACTCAATACGCCGGTGGTAACATTACAAACACCAATACCAGCCCTCACTAGTTATTCGTTTCCGCAAGATTTTTCAATGAGTTCCTCGGACGTGATGAGCCTGTCATCGTGGACCACCCATCAGGGTTTAGTACAACATACTAG TTTACCACATTTAGCTGTATCGAATAGTACCCCACCACCCGCGACATCACCGATATCAATTAAGGTGAAATCCGAACCAGTGTCACCGCCCAGAGATTTATCTTCGGGCCAGGGTGGTCATTCATCCAGTCAGCACCAGCAacatcagcagcagcagcaacaacaacatcagcagcaTTCTAGTTCACACCTGGGTCAGTCGCCCAGTGGTGCCATCTCTATTACAACTATGAATACAGCAGCTGTGATAGCTGGCGGAGGAGGGGGAGGTGGCGGCGGAGGGGGCTCGAATTCTAATAGTAGCGGCGGCCATAACTCGTCGGCGACAAATTTAAGTGTTCTAAGTCATCCACAGCAGCATCTGGTCATGTCAACGTCCAGACCTTCGTCCACGGGTCATCTCACACCTACACCAG TTCTAGACAAATATGATGGCTATTGTCGCTCCCAACTGGGTCCTAGTTCTAGATTTTGGAATTTTGCCG ATTTTCTAATCTTCACCACAGGTTCTGTGACCCCGACAAATGCTCCGTCGCCAGATCTGCGCATGAGCAGCCAACTATCTGACTATGATTCCCCCAATCAGCCCCACAAACGACCACGCATCTCTGAAGGATGGTCAACATAG